Genomic DNA from Haloplanus aerogenes:
ACAGTGTCAACGATCACCCCGGTCAGGGACGGAGTCAGAACGTGTGGGAAGGCCTCAAAGAAGGCAAATACGACAGGACAGAGGTGTGGAACGACTACGGGACGAATCTCCTATCGGTACTCGATCACGTCGAGACGCTCGCGGAGAACATGTCCGGCCGGATGGTCGTCTCCGCCGATCACGGCAACGCACTCGGGGAGTGGGGCATCTACGGCCACCCGGGCTACGTCCCACTGCCAGCACTGAAACGCGTTCCGTGGGCGACTATCGACGCGTCCGACGAACACACCTACGAACCGGACGATCCGCTCGAACCCGGGCTAGCCGAGTCCGATGTCGACGAGCATCTCCGGGCGCTCGGCTACAAGATGTGACGACAGGGCCGACGATCGTAGACCGAGCCACTCGATTTTGCGGCACCGAAACAGTCATCTATATGAACATTGTACGCACGTCACGAGTATGCGTCACAATCTCATAGATCCGTACAGTCCGGAGGGTGGGTACTACGAGTGCCGGTCCTGTGCGCACCGTGAGGCGAGCGACGAACGGGTGACCGCCTGTCCGGAGTGTGGGTCGGACGTGCGGAACCTCGCCGTCCCGCGGGAGTAACGCTACACCGACGAGATGGCGATACTGTCGGTGTAGTACTCGAGGAGGGCGACGGCGACGGCACCGACGACGGCCGCGAGTCCGAACGCCAGGAGTGCGTCGCCCGTCCACCCGGCAGCCAGATTCTCGCCCGCTTTCACTACCGGGGCACGTAGCGCACCCACGACCAGACTCACGAGGAAGGAGAGCGTCGCGTAGCGATACCGGACGAGCGCCCAGCGGACGGCGTGGGCGACGGTAAAGAGGCCGATCACGGCGCCGACGAGGAAGGCGATCACGGTCGTCGCCGGATCGAGGAGCGTCTCGGCCGAGCCGCCGACGAGGAGGCCGACGAGGCCGTCGACGAAGGCGGTCAGCCGGGCGACGAGGAACTGGTACTGCCCGAGGATGACGAGGATGAGCGATCCCGAGATGCCGGGGAGGACCATCGCGCTGATGGCGACGGCGCCGACGCCGACGGTGACGAGCGGCGAGGAGGGCAGGGCGGCGGCGGCGCGGCCGGCCGAGAGGTAGGCGAGGAGGAAGCCGGCGACGGCGGCGCCGACACGGCCCGGCGTGTCGAGCGACGCCTGCCGCGCGAGGACGACGGCCGACGCGGCGATGAGGCCGAAGAAGAATCCGAACGTGGCGACGGGTTCCGAGGCGAGCGCGACGTGGAGGATGCGCGTCACGACGAGGACGGCGGTGAGGATGCCGGTCCCGAGCGCGAGGAGGAAGGGACCGTCGACGGCGAAGAAGGCCTCGCGGGCGTCGTCGCAGTGTCCCGGAACCGGTGCGGCGAGCACCTGCACGATCCGCTCCGGCGTGACCGCGGTGATGGCGCCGATGAGGCGCTCGTAGATGCCGGTGATGAGCGCGATAGTGCCGCCAGAGACGCCGGGGACGGCGTCGGCGGCACCCATACAGACGCCTTTCAGGTAGACGACGAGCAGGGAGCGGAGGGCACGCATGCGGAGTTAGTTACGGGCGACTGCCGCGGCGGGGGCGCGAACGGCCGCCGTACCGTCGGCGACGGTCGCCCCCGACGAGGCGTCGTCGGTCGGCGTGGAGTCGGTTGTCGCGGAGTCCGTCGTGGGCTGGACCGGCTGGAGCGACTCCGACTGGTTACCACCACCGAGGGTCAGGTTCTGGAAGGGGTTGGTCCGGTTCAGCTCCACCTCGCGCTCGCCGGAGCTGTCGCCGTTGACCCGCCCCTCCTGAATCTGGATCTCGCCGCGGTACTGCACGAGCGTGTCGTTCTGGACGGCGAGCGCCGACTCGACGACGTAGGGGCCGGTCGCCCGAACGGCCACGTTCGTGTAGCCGTTCGACGGGCCGTACTCGTCGTACCCCGTCGTCGAGTAGGGGAGCGTCATCGTCAGTTCGCCGTCCTCGGTGGTTCGGGCCTCCTGCGTGTACGTGAACGTCTCGCCGGTCTCCGGAACCCGCATCGGCACGCGAGCGCGCACCGACGTGTTCGG
This window encodes:
- a CDS encoding rubrerythrin-like domain-containing protein: MRHNLIDPYSPEGGYYECRSCAHREASDERVTACPECGSDVRNLAVPRE
- a CDS encoding DUF368 domain-containing protein, which codes for MRALRSLLVVYLKGVCMGAADAVPGVSGGTIALITGIYERLIGAITAVTPERIVQVLAAPVPGHCDDAREAFFAVDGPFLLALGTGILTAVLVVTRILHVALASEPVATFGFFFGLIAASAVVLARQASLDTPGRVGAAVAGFLLAYLSAGRAAAALPSSPLVTVGVGAVAISAMVLPGISGSLILVILGQYQFLVARLTAFVDGLVGLLVGGSAETLLDPATTVIAFLVGAVIGLFTVAHAVRWALVRYRYATLSFLVSLVVGALRAPVVKAGENLAAGWTGDALLAFGLAAVVGAVAVALLEYYTDSIAISSV